In Uranotaenia lowii strain MFRU-FL chromosome 2, ASM2978415v1, whole genome shotgun sequence, one genomic interval encodes:
- the LOC129741338 gene encoding uncharacterized protein LOC129741338, whose amino-acid sequence MPKAKSDERLVDANIRRKAVLTSLADVEKFIKDFQPECDAGRLQVRQDLVDRIYEQFQKSQSVLEKWDGPDRLEMHLAERSTIEERFCEVKAFLLNMLEARAASTVPVVASIPSTAPVFHLRLPKIDLPKFDGDFSRWLSFRDTFKSMVHMNADVPPVAKLQYLLQSLEGEAKKPFESVNVEADNYMTSWESLIKRYDNQRYLKRQLFKALYDLPSLKRESPKDLHTLTDDFERHVKAMGKLGEPIGYWDTPLVNLLSYKLDPTTLRAWEEKTSDSRDVSYKELVDFLYSRAMMLRTIVAEEPRSNFPAATKVSGFQPRKPYNLVAATVSDPPVCIACSEKHFLFRCNKFASLTSSKRRELVTLHRLCWNCFHFGHLARNCTSQYTCRFCNEKHHSLLHREARRNTSISPPPKRRSLSAPHPSATIPVVDNEQPSTSGQQVSMTVQAEKNTVLLETVVLLVLDGNGKEYPARALLDSASMCSFMTKKLANALDLRRTTVDIAVSGIGESSKQVKCQLTARIRSKLTNYSTTLEFLILKKPTVCLPTVPIDVSAWNIPDVDLADPLFFIPADVDLVIGGEAYHELHGGSKISLGNGLPILVETVFGWTVSGSAPMNQSKVPCSCHLTTVDRDLEKAIQRFWELDSVSPCQTLSAEEAKCEEVFSATTTRDSSGRFVVRLPLTKDPLRCVGESRSIAERRFRSLERRLQRDPSTREAYHNFMDEYERLGHMIKLTEPIDDTVPHCYLPHHPVFKESSTTTKVRVVFDASCKTTTGFSINDMQLLHLDDCPYQRVLWRSNSEESIATYELQTVTYGFASAPFLATRVLQKLAEEEKHKYPVAAEVFKNDFYMDDCLAGAETIQAAIRFRQEASALAASAGFPLKKWASNIPDALVGVPFEDLAVSSFHSLKDDQAVSTLGLVWETRTDILRFRVQLPLPTPVLTKRQIMSYIAQIFDPLGLVGPIITVAKLFMQRLWALRIETGESYEWDRPLPSSYQTDWKEFHGVLDVISTIEVPRYVSQTNATSFQLHFFSDASEKAYGSCCYVRSECKGVIRVVLLTSKSKVAPLSSHHSIARLELCGAVLSTNLYEKVSHALKIPAEAFFWTDSSTVLQWLQSPPNRWKTFVANRVSKIQNSTNVKSWMHVRGDCNPADILSRGINPPEIINHPLWWTGTPWLLSPPSQWPRTELPAIPITVTSEERVPSVALAAAVEVQEFADYVFSLYSDYPKLRRMIAYCMRYFRALKAVSRNTKIEPLQALGTNDLKEAELALCRLAQRQSFPEELASLESTSRLPTSSLLKYIRLKLDVDGIIRLRGVLSNAIVPDAMKHQVVLLAKHPFSHLLAKYYHRNLLHAGPQLMLATIRQKYWIVGGRNLVRRIFHECHRCFRSKPQMIQQSIADLPTSRVAPRRPFTVCGVDYCGPVYLKSAVRNRGPTKAYVCIFVCFTTRAVHIELVSDLSTPAFIAALRRFAARRNFPHEIHSDNGTTFRGANNELHRIYQMLKTTQGGRQNILDWCAESGVTWHFIPPRSPHFGGLWEAAVKSAKYHLLREIGQTNITYEDMTTLLSEIEMCLNSRPLIPLPSESDDLEALTPGHFLIGESLRAPPEEDVVQVPDNQLTHWELTQKRFQRIWRRWYPEYLQQLQARATKHRKPSTVIKPNQMVIIQDDLLPPAQWPLGIITDVHPGKDGVVRVVTLRTAKRDGISRCVNKLALLPMPEPETEQNEAAVESLQTTVRQK is encoded by the exons ATGCCGAAAGCAAAATCTGATGAGAGATTGGTGGATGCGAACATTCGTCGGAAAGCTGTTTTGACAAGTTTGGCTGACGTTGAGAAATTTATTAAGGATTTCCAGCCCGAATGTGACGCAGGACGCCTTCAAGTTCGGCAGGACTTGGTTGATCGAATCTACGAGCAATTCCAGAAATCACAATCTGTGTTGGAGAAATGGGATGGACCAGATCGTTTAGAAATGCACCTGGCAGAGCGATCAACGATCGAGGAACGGTTTTGCGAGGTAAAGGCGTTTCTACTGAATATGTTGGAAGCTAGAGCGGCAAGTACTGTGCCAGTTGTGGCATCAATTCCTTCCACTGCGCCTGTGTTTCATTTACGGTTACCAAAAATCGACCTACCTAAATTTGATGGTGATTTTTCACGGTGGCTATCGTTTCGCGATACTTTTAAATCCATGGTGCACATGAATGCGGATGTTCCACCAGTAGCAAAATTGCAGTATCTTCTACAATCTCTAGAAGGTGAGGccaaaaaaccttttgaaagcGTAAACGTTGAGGCAGACAATTATATGACCTCTTGGGAATCTTTAATTAAGCGATACGACAACCAACGATATTTGAAACGACAACTGTTTAAAGCTCTGTACGACCTTCCATCGCTGAAAAGAGAATCTCCAAAAGACCTCCACACATTAACCGATGACTTTGAGCGCCATGTGAAGGCTATGGGTAAACTTGGTGAACCTATTGGGTACTGGGACACCCCACTGGTAAATTTATTAAGTTACAAATTGGATCCCACGACGCTCCGTGCTTGGGAAGAAAAAACTAGTGACAGTAGAGATGTCTCTTATAAAGAACTTGTTGATTTTCTCTACTCGAGAGCAATGATGTTGAGAACCATTGTAGCTGAAGAACCACGCAGCAATTTTCCGGCAGCTACTAAAGTTAGCGggtttcaaccaagaaaaccgTACAATTTGGTGGCCGCTACTGTATCCGATCCACCGGTGTGCATAGCGTgttcagaaaaacattttttgttccgGTGTAATAAGTTTGCGAGTTTGACTTCGAGTAAGCGTCGAGAACTGGTGACACTTCACCGTTTATGTTGGAACTGTTTTCACTTTGGCCACTTGGCAAGAAATTGTACATCGCAGTACACTTGTCGGTTTTGCAACGAAAAACACCATTCACTGCTGCATCGTGAAGCTCGAAGGAACACTAGTATCAGTCCACCACCTAAACGTAGATCTTTATCCGCCCCTCATCCCTCGGCCACCATACCTGTCGTGGATAATGAACAGCCATCTACTTCTGGTCAACAAGTGAGCATGACAGTACAAGCCGAaaaaaacacagttttgttAGAGACTGTAGTATTATTAGTGTTGGACGGGAATGGAAAGGAGTACCCTGCTCGAGCGTTACTTGATTCGGCCAGTATGTGTAGCTTCATGACGAAGAAGTTAGCCAACGCCCTCGATCTTCGACGGACTACCGTCGATATTGCTGTTTCTGGAATCGGTGAATCATCCAAGCAGGTCAAATGCCAACTGACTGCTAGAATTCGATCCAAGTTAACTAACTATTCCACAACGTTAGagtttttaatcttaaaaaaaccaACTGTTTGCTTACCAACTGTACCGATTGATGTATCTGCATGGAATATTCCTGATGTTGATTTGGCTGACCCACTGTTCTTTATTCCCGCTGATGTTGATCTGGTTATCGGTGGAGAAGCCTATCACGAACTTCATGGTGGCAGCAAAATCTCTCTTGGTAATGGTCTTCCTATTCTCGTCGAAACAGTCTTCGGGTGGACTGTATCCGGATCAGCACCTATGAATCAATCCAAAGTTCCTTGTTCGTGTCATTTGACAACTGTTGATCGTGACTTAGAGAAAGCCATCCAAAGGTTCTGGGAGCTCGATTCCGTCTCTCCGTGCCAAACCTTATCCGCCGAAGAAGCCAAGTGTGAAGAAGTTTTTAGTGCTACCACCACCCGCGATTCGTCCGGTCGTTTCGTTGTAAGACTACCACTTACTAAAGATCCCTTAAGATGTGTTGGTGAATCCAGATCAATAGCCGAACGCCGTTTCCGAAGTTTGGAAAGAAGGTTGCAGCGAGATCCATCTACCCGTGAAGCATACCATAACTTCATGGATGAATACGAGCGTTTGGGTCACATGATTAAGCTGACAGAGCCAATTGACGACACAGTTCCACATTGCTATCTACCACATCATCCAGTTTTTAAAGAGTCGAGTACCACAACCAAGGTCCGAGTGGTTTTCGACGCATCTTGTAAAACGACAACTGGGTTTTCGATCAATGATATGCAGTTA CTGCACTTGGACGACTGTCCTTACCAACGTGTTCTGTGGCGCTCGAATTCAGAGGAGTCCATCGCAACATATGAATTACAAACAGTTACATACGGTTTTGCATCTGCACCTTTCTTAGCCACACGAGTACTACAAAAATTGGCAGAAGAAGAGAAGCACAAGTATCCTGTTGCTGCAGAAGTGTTCAAGAATGACTTTTACATGGATGATTGTCTCGCTGGGGCTGAGACCATTCAGGCGGCCATTCGGTTTCGCCAGGAAGCATCCGCACTTGCTGCTTCTGCTGGTTTCCCATTAAAAAAATGGGCATCTAATATTCCAGATGCACTTGTTGGTGTTCCCTTCGAAGATTTGGCTGTATCTTCCTTCCACAGTTTGAAAGATGATCAAGCTGTCTCCACACTCGGGCTTGTTTGGGAAACAAGGACCGATATTCTACGATTCCGAGTTCAACTACCTTTACCAACACCTGTACTTACCAAACGCCAAATCATGTCGTATATTGCACAAATTTTTGATCCGTTGGGTTTAGTAGGGCCAATCATTACCGTTGCAAAGCTGTTTATGCAAAGATTATGGGCGCTTAGAATAGAGACCGGAGAATCCTATGAGTGGGATCGACCTCTTCCTTCTTCTTATCAAACTGATTGGAAAGAATTTCATGGTGTCCTAGACGTGATTTCCACTATAGAAGTTCCACGCTATGTATCGCAAACAAAtgcaacttcttttcagctgcATTTTTTCTCTGATGCTTCAGAGAAGGCATATGGAAGTTGCTGCTATGTCCGCTCCGAATGCAAAGGAGTTATTCGCGTTGTCCTGTTGACGTCTAAATCTAAGGTCGCCCCGTTATCAAGTCACCATAGCATTGCTCGCCTTGAACTCTGTGGAGCAGTGCTATCTACAAACTTATATGAAAAGGTCAGCCATGCACTCAAGATACCTgcagaagcgtttttttggaccgattctTCGACGGTCCTTCAGTGGCTGCAATCACCGCCTAACCGCTGGAAGACATTCGTTGCCAATAGGGTTTCCAAAATACAGAATTCAACCAACGTGAAATCTTGGATGCATGTTCGGGGAGATTGTAACCCTGCTGATATACTTTCGCGCGGGATAAACCCACCAGAGATCATCAATCACCCTCTTTGGTGGACTGGAACACCATGGCTTTTATCTCCACCATCGCAATGGCCGCGTACCGAGCTCCCTGCAATCCCGATAACCGTAACTAGTGAGGAAAGGGTCCCTTCTGTTGCACTTGCCGCTGCTGTTGAAGTTCAGGAATTCGCCGATTACGTGTTTAGTTTGTATTCCGACTATCCGAAACTGCGGCGCATGATCGCCTATTGTATGAGATATTTCCGTGCGCTGAAAGCTGTGTCAAGAAATACGAAGATCGAACCACTTCAAGCCCTTGGCACCAACGATTTGAAAGAAGCAGAGCTTGCCTTGTGTCGACTTGCCCAAAGGCAATCCTTTCCCGAAGAACTGGCTAGTCTAGAATCAACCAGTCGTTTACCAACATCATCCTTACTCAAGTACATACGTTTGAAACTCGACGTCGACGGTATCATACGCCTTAGAGGAGTATTAAGCAACGCTATCGTGCCAGATGCAATGAAGCATCAAGTGGTTTTGCTCGCCAAACACCCCTTTTCACATCTGTTGGCCAAATACTATCATCGGAATTTGTTACATGCCGGTCCACAACTTATGCTCGCCACGATCCGTCAAAAGTATTGGATTGTAGGAGGACGCAATCTCGTGCGCCGCATATTCCATGAGTGCCACAGGTGTTTTCGTAGCAAGCCTCAGATGATTCAACAAAGTATTGCCGATTTGCCAACTTCCCGTGTGGCTCCTCGCAGACCGTTTACGGTCTGTGGTGTAGACTACTGTGGCCCAGTCTATCTTAAATCTGCTGTCCGGAACAGGGGGCCGACGAAAGCATATGTGTGTATTTTCGTATGCTTCACCACCCGTGCCGTTCACATTGAACTAGTGTCCGATCTATCAACGCCAGCCTTTATCGCAGCTCTTCGTCGCTTCGCAGCACGTCGTAATTTTCCCCACGAAATTCACAGCGACAATGGTACGACATTTCGGGGTGCAAATAATGAGTTGCATAGGATTTATCAGATGCTGAAAACTACACAGGGAGGGCGTCAAAATATTCTTGATTGGTGTGCCGAGTCTGGAGTTACCTGGCATTTTATTCCTCCTCGTTCCCCTCACTTCGGTGGTCTGTGGGAAGCTGCTGTAAAATCCGCCAAATACCACCTGTTACGAGAAATTGGTCAAACCAATATCACTTATGAAGATATGACGACTCTGTTATCCGAGATTGAGATGTGTCTCAACTCCCGACCGCTTATACCACTACCATCCGAATCTGACGATTTGGAAGCTTTGACGCCTGGCCATTTTCTGATTGGAGAAAGCCTTCGTGCACCACCCGAGGAAGATGTAGTACAAGTTCCCGATAATCAATTAACGCACTGGGAACTAACGCAGAAACGTTTCCAGCGAATTTGGCGTAGATGGTATCCGGAATACCTGCAGCAACTCCAAGCCCGCGCAACCAAGCATCGCAAACCATCGACTGTCATAAAACCTAACCAAATGGTGATCATACAAGATGATTTGCTTCCTCCGGCACAATGGCCACTTGGAATCATCACAGATGTTCATCCAGGAAAAGACGGAGTCGTACGAGTGGTTACTCTACGCACCGCCAAGAGAGACGGCATATCTCGATGCGTCAATAAACTTGCTTTACTACCCATGCCGGAACCAGAAACAGAACAAAATGAAGCAGCCGTTGAATCGCTCCAAACAACTGTTCGACAGAAGTAG